CATGCCTTAAATTAAATATCTGAATTTAAATTTCTCGTTTGTAAACTTTTGGATGTAAACTTTTAAGTACGCCTACACTATAGTACGTGCTTTTAGACATGGAGTTAAATTATTTTTACGACACTGATCCCTTAAAGTCGCCGCCAACAGAAATTCTTCAAAACAGCAATGAGTAAAGTCTGCCTGTTTAATTCAGCAAACTGAACGTTAAATCGTtatctttgttatttttaaaaaaattatatttaaatttaaattcttCCAAATCTCTTTTCAGTGTATCCCACTCTTCAGGTGTTAGAAAGTTCTTTGCCACTTGGGATGTTGttaagaacaaaacattttgcttccTGATTTGGGAAATGCAAGAAATTCTTTATTTGAGTCCTGGTGGGATAAGTTTGACAGTTGGCCTTTGAGCACGTTAGTACTGTTCCCAATTGAGCGTCCTAAAGATCCCGTTTCCAGAATAGCCCCTTTGGTGGTAGCCCAGGAAACTGTTGTGTTGCTCAAAGCTTGGTTCAAAGTACTGTGTCTGAATATGGGGTCATGAAACACCCCATCCACCCAGTTCCTGAGATTGGTGACTGGGGAATCCTGATGTCTGTCAATGACACTAACAGGAGCAGAAACTGCAACGGAGGAGGAGACTCCTTGGCGTTTCAGCATGCAGGAAGGATACTCAGTTTGGTTTAGAGAAGTGGCAGTGTGAGCCAAGGACCAAATCCTGGGTTTTGTCTCCAATATTTGTTGCCCCTGCTGAAAACACGTTTTGGACTCACAGCTTCTCTGTCTTACATTGGTTAAGTCTTGCTCACATTCGTCCACCACATTCTTGAGACAGTTTTTAGCCCTCTCCAGGTCTTCTTCAATGGTGGCCGCCGGGATCGGCGTCTTTAGAGAAGGCTCCTTGCAATGATTAGTAGCACATGTGTCGGCTGCCCTTATCTGGTTGCTCTCCAGGTGCTGGAAGGGCTGTTTCAATTCGCATTCTGAGCTTTCCGACTCAATGGGGTCAAAGTCATCCAAATCACTCAGTTCCAgctctttttcttctttgctggTGGCCTCTGCAGGAATGGGAAAACAGTAAACCATACGGAATAAATAGCACCACAGTGCTTCTTTAAAGTAATACCATCTCTAAAGATCCAGAGTACTGTTTAAAAGGGCGTTCCTAATAAAGACTACAACTGCAATTCTGTAGGTATGTTTCTAGGCTATGTGCAATTCATAAGTATATCCTACCCACTCATGCAACAACATTCATGATAAAAACAGTCAAAGGGGAAACTGAAAACTGATCTGGCTACTCTAGAATTCTGCTAATTATTATTACATTTACATTATTTACATTATTACATTTACATATAATTGTAAATGTATATATAATAAGATACCATCGTTTTTCTCGTTCTTCATATTGTCTTCCTGTgactcttcctcctcttcctcttcgtAGGATCTCTTCTCATCGGAACACTTGTTCCTTGGAGGCCAGGTCATCTTGTTCTCCTtcttcagcctcctcctggcgTTGGCGAACCAGGTGGAGACCTGGGTGAGGGTCATCTTGGTGATGATGGCCAGCATGATCTTCTCGCCCTTGGTGGGGTAGGGGTTCTTCCTGTGCTCCTGCAGCCAGGCCTTCAGCGTACTGGTGGTTTCACGAGTAGCGTTTTTCCTTCGGGTGCCTCCGTCCATGGTGCCATATCTGTAGTTCACAAGACATAAATCACACCATATGAAGATCGTGTCAAAGATACAGCGAGGTGGTCTTTgggcacctgatccaaagcccactgaagccaaaggaaagATACATGGGGCTTGGACCAGGTCCTAGGAGAGACCATTAGGGTACCTTCTTCTAGCACTAATCAGTGTCGGAAGAATACTGTATCAAAACCTAAGGGGCCGTAAAAGGCTTTTAGTAATGATTTACCCCAACAATTCAGTAGTAAGAAAGAAGCAATGATAACATACCATTTTAAAATGAGGAATACTGGGCATACGGAATGTTTTAATTCAATTACACAATAACCTTTGAAGaacaaatagaaaagaaaatgtctgtttttattCAGGTAAATTGCAAAGTCCATTTTAACAACTTGTATGACAGAAACATCTTAGAAACGCACAGACCCGCACACAAAAGTTCTGCTTTTCAGCTGTTTGATAAATCCTGctcaaataaaatacatttaagtgACCTCAGGGTGTAACTGTTAACAGAAATATATTTCCTCCTTATTCCTTTTATTAGTAATCTCTCCTACCCTTTTGTTCCTGAAATTGTAAAAACGTGACGCAGAAGACACTGGACTGCACTTGAATATTTAATGCACATCATCCAGGAAAGGTCATCGGCACCCAGTGGGCTTAAAAGGTTGAGATGGTTTAAGTGGTTTTGTGCTGTTTTAAAACTAATAAACATACCGAAGATAAAAGGGCTGTTCAATTTAACACACTATAGGAAAAGCTAATTAATACAAAAAAATTGACTAGTGGAAAGTATAGCTCCTTGAAAAGTAAAGGACCAGGTGCTGGGTTGGGAGAACAATGTGTTTAAACGTATACTTAGAAAAAGTTTCTATAGAATATGATGAGAGAACCAAGATAAATTGGTATGATCTCTTCAAGTACTGCCAAGGTATATAGGCCTTATTATTTGAGTTTTTCAAAGCTACTCCCATTTGTTAAAACATTCAGTTGACTATGGTAGAATAATGAAATGGATTGAATTACATGCAGGAAAGGGGGACGTAGTGTATTTGATACATAGTTTGCTAAAGTCAGAAGTCATTCACAGGGTTACTCATGTAGCCCCGCAACACTGCTCAGTGCTGACAAACACAAATGTGTGGCTATTTAGCCAgtccctctccctctccaccgCCCCTCCCCTCCATGTTTAATTTAGAGACTTAGAGTCAACATTCAGAATAAAGCTTTGATTTTTACTACACTGTTTAAGCAGCCTGCCCAGTAGGCCCCTCTTCAGTCTCCAGGTAATGTACAAATGTAAGGTTTGTCAAAGGAGAAATGTAGGCTTCCATTTTGTctaattatttatttatctgtCTTACCTTGATTAATAATTCCTTGTTAAACGGGCACAGTGTTTCACTGTTTAAAATGTCTCCTGCTTAGGAAAAATCACTCTTCGTTACATGTGTTTAATTGTTTGTTTCTTACCTGTCATATTGATACTGACTGAGTGTGTGATCGTAGGGATAGTAGGCAGCCGCCTGGGTAATGCCCGCATGCGCAGATCCAGTCCCATCCTTCGCGTCGAAACTGTTCTGTAACACAAAATCGACTGTGTCCTTTCACCAGTTCCCACTCCCAGCCCCGTCGCCCAGTCTCTCTCCTTAGAAGTAGTTAAGGGAAGTGAATTGACTTGTTACATTTATGGTCAAATGTAACACAAATGTTACAATGCTGCTATGGAATATATTGTTTTCCACAGCAGTTTGGTTCCAAAACAATTGCCTCGTATTTGACTACAATAATGAACCTGTTCCCCTTCTTCTTAACAAGTATTCTCTTAACCGAAATAACTAAAAAAAGCTTAATTCTTAGTTTCTTTCTCTACAGAACCGAGAGCAGCTttcatttattaacattataaaaCAATGACCTAGAAAGTGACAACAAGCGTTTAAACTTTTAATGACATCTTGGCTATTCACAACTATTTCCTTTAATTAATCAGAAATACAATGTGCAAAGGAAATGAAAGATGAATGGCAACTTACTGCTGTGGTCTTACAGTAAGATATGTTTTGGCTGTAGCAAAGGTCTAGAATTTCAGCAGTCAGTGAAATCAATACACACATTAACCCATGCTATAATGATGCCAAAGAAAAAGCTCATTCCAAGGTGTATCGATTGTTCTGCACCTCTGTACATGCAACTTTGAACTACCAACCTATCTATATCGTTCATTCTAGTGTCGTTCATCAGATTCACAGAACTGTCTTTTAACTGTAGTATCATGTAACTGTTAAGCATACTTTAATattagagagagagttaaaaggCAGAGCTATGCGTCGATAGTCAGAAAATAGGCTTACGTAAAGAACTACATGTATTTAGATATTTAGTAGAACTATTTAAACTGGTCTCTGTCCTGAAAACATGACTGCCTTAGTATAGCAATCTAAACATAACAGCACGTGAATTTTAGTCTTAGTGAACAGTTCCAATTCAGAAGAGAGGGGAGAGCACAGATTTCCTCTGGGGACTCTAACACGCAAGCCAAGAAGCGAGAAGATATGTTTTCGTTAATCTTTTGAGCTGGGATTTGTTTTACTAATGAGTGACAAGAAGATTCTAGGATTGCTTACCAAAGAATAGAAGGCAGAAGCTTCAGTACCATAGGTAACATAGTTTCCATAGCCTTGGGTACTTGTGTAAGGATTTCCATAGACTCCTAAGGCAGCTGCAGAATTGAGCTCATGTCTGGCTGTGGCTAACAGCCTGCTTTCGTATACAGGACAATAGACTGGGGTCTGAGCCGGGGCTGGAGCGCCTGAATCTGTCAGAGTCCTGCCACTAGACTCACAGCAAGTTGTCAGGGAATTGGTGGTCATCAGGAActaagggaaaagagaaaaactttttaaaacctgCAGCTAAATTTTCACATTTGTTTCCTTTCAAGGCAGAGGAAATGAAGGTTTCGGGAAATGTACAGATTAGATATTTTATCAGTTAAAAAAGGAAGACAAAACTCTAAGCGTTTAATGAAAATCTCTACAAAGGGGCGGCTACGTCAGGTTTACAGGCTGCTTATATTAAATGCTTTCAAAAGTAACTTTTAAAATGGATTGTACAAAGTGTTGATATCATTTGTCTTCACTTGCAGCACAATGCTCCCCATCTgcgtttttaaaccttttttttttctaaatcactCATGCATATTTATTTTGACTGCAGATTTGTAACAGCCCTACATACATCTATTATTAACCTGCGGGTTTCAAATATCCCATTATGTTTCTACAATAGATATTTCAGTAATTTCCCTTTTAAGTGTGTAAACAGTAAACCTAATCCGGAAGATAAAATATTATTCTTGGAGTGTTTCCATGccccttctcctttcttctcgccttctcctcccctccagtCTCCCCATAACACCCTAAATACTGTATGCTCCTTTCATTTTACAAATATGCCCACAAACTTAAATATCTTATAAACAGACTGAGTGCTTAACCAATTTCACGCTTTCACATACTATAAAGGAACACTGCAGCTTTTATCACTGAACGGTAGAAATCAATAATGACTGAAATTCAATCAATTAACGTTTGCGGACAATAGAGTCTTACCTGGGGTGCAGAAGAGTAAGGGTATCCAAACTGAGGATATGACATGGTACAGAGGATCCCGGTTATCTAGAAACAAGGAGAGACGTCTGATCTGCACGCTATTGCAGCCTTGCTCTGCTCTGTTGTACCAATTGATTGGTAACCACAGGTTCCTAGATGCTTATAGGACGAAGCAGAATACCATATTTAATTTACCTACATGAATCTTAaactttttttaactgaaaaacatGTATGATGAAAGTAGCATCTTTTCTACAGCTGCAAACTAGAAGTAATTTCTACAAGTGGACTCAGAGATTGACAAACGTGGCgacagaaataaatattttgcacacacgaaaaaaaaaagaaagaaaagaaaagtagttCAAACAGGTTAACTCAGATACACGTTTTATAAGCAGCAGAGACTCTGACTCAATTTGACCAGTCTGCAAGTTTAACATTCAGTTTTTGTAGGTTTGAGTTTGTGTTAAGAACATACAAAGCAGAGTTTGGAGAGCACTCAAACATCAGATACTTGAGTTTTTAATATGGTTCTGTAGGACGACTATGAATGGTTTTGATCTCAAGAATCAATATTACACCAACTAAGATTCTTCCCCTTCGTCACTGAAGGATGGCAAACCCTTTTAATTAGAAATTAATTAATGAGcagctgcttcttcccaccccaccacaaTAATTAGTCTCAATTACAAACGAGACGTATGAAGAGACACACGAGTGAGTCTTCATTTAAGATTTAATCAACAGTTAAAATTAGCAGTAACACTGACAATAAACCACATGGCAtgcagttttgttttc
The Natator depressus isolate rNatDep1 chromosome 2, rNatDep2.hap1, whole genome shotgun sequence DNA segment above includes these coding regions:
- the IRX4 gene encoding iroquois-class homeodomain protein IRX-4; translation: MSYPQFGYPYSSAPQFLMTTNSLTTCCESSGRTLTDSGAPAPAQTPVYCPVYESRLLATARHELNSAAALGVYGNPYTSTQGYGNYVTYGTEASAFYSLNSFDAKDGTGSAHAGITQAAAYYPYDHTLSQYQYDRYGTMDGGTRRKNATRETTSTLKAWLQEHRKNPYPTKGEKIMLAIITKMTLTQVSTWFANARRRLKKENKMTWPPRNKCSDEKRSYEEEEEEESQEDNMKNEKNDEATSKEEKELELSDLDDFDPIESESSECELKQPFQHLESNQIRAADTCATNHCKEPSLKTPIPAATIEEDLERAKNCLKNVVDECEQDLTNVRQRSCESKTCFQQGQQILETKPRIWSLAHTATSLNQTEYPSCMLKRQGVSSSVAVSAPVSVIDRHQDSPVTNLRNWVDGVFHDPIFRHSTLNQALSNTTVSWATTKGAILETGSLGRSIGNSTNVLKGQLSNLSHQDSNKEFLAFPKSGSKMFCS